TTTTAATACGGAATTTTACGAAATAGAAAATTACGATAACCCACCAATTGATTTAAACTTTTTTATTAGTGACACAGCTTTATACACAACTAGTGCTCAATTTTTAATAAAAATAAATTCTGACAACCAATACACTTTCGCAACACTAGACGAATCAATAGTTAAAACGCAATCATTTGGTGAAAAATTAACTACGAATTTTGGTGATTTAATTATACTTCCCAATGTTGACTTTAAAAAAGCAAATCTTATTGGGGAAAACATATTAGTTAGTATAACTCCTGTTGCTGACATGACCAATGCTTATCTTGATGGATTAGCAATTGAGCCAAAAGCTGAGTTTTCAAATGTTTTAAGTTTAACAGTAACAGATAGTCATAAAAAGAAAGCGGAAAATTTTTTAGATGAATTGGTACATAGATATAATCTAAGAGCAATACGTCTAAAGGAAGAATTATCACAAAACACTTCTGAGTTTGTTAGTGAAAGGTTAAAGAAAATTTCAGAAGAGTTGGCGGATGTTGACGAGAATGTTGAAAATGTCAAGTCTAAGTATGGTGCATCATCTGTAGCTTCTAGTGCAGGATTAAATATGCAAGCGGCCAAACAAATAGAGCAAGAAAAAAACCAAACAGCTACACAATTAAATCAAATAAAACAAGTAAAAGAAATCGTTGCTACAAAAGGTAAAAATGAAATGATACCTAGTGTGGGTATTGCAGATGCCAATGTAGCAAATAGTGTAGCTAAGTATAATGAACTTTTAATTGCAAAGCAAACGAGACTAAAAGGAGGTTCAACTGAAAAAAATCCAATTGTTGTTGCCCTGGATGATCAACTTAAATCTTTAGAAACGACAATTAACAAAGGATTACAAAATGCAGAGGCTTCAACCAAAATTGCATACGATGCATATAGCCAGCAATACAATATTGCACAAGGTCGAATTTACGGGGCTCCTCAGCAAGAAACCCAAATTAGGGATGTTACGCGTAAACAGCAAACCAAAGAAGCTCTTTATTTGTATCTACTTCAAAAGAGAGAAGAAACCGCTATTACTTTAGGAGTTGCAGATCCCAATGCCAAAATAATTGATAAAGCAGAGAGTAATCCAAACAGAGTTGCTCCTAAAAAGAAAATGGCATTTATATTTGCTATTCTTATTGGCTTATTAATTCCATTTTCTATTATTTATTTGAGAGACATATTAGATTCTAAAATACATACTAGAGAAGATATTGAAAGAGTGTTAAGTATTCCAATTATCGCAGACATTCCAAAGTTAGATGGAAAAAAATCAAGATATTTAATTAAGAAAGAGGATCATTCAGGAGTTGCAGAAGCATTTAGGATTTTACGAACTAATATTAGTTTTATACTTCCAAAAACTTCCGAGAGTAACGACGGAAAAGTTATTTTTGTAACATCTTCAATTGCTCATGAAGGAAAATCTTTAGTATCTACAAATTTAGCCACAGCTCTTTCCCATGCGAATAAGAAAACGATAATTCTTGGGTTAGATATTAGAGCACCTAAAATTGAACCATATTTGGGTGTAAGAAGTAAACAGGGAGTTACAAATTATATTATTAATTCAGATATTAACCCTGCGGATCTAGTTGTCTCGGCTCCTGAAAATGACTATCT
The nucleotide sequence above comes from Aureibaculum algae. Encoded proteins:
- a CDS encoding GumC family protein, producing MEFEKVKGIDKDDGNENSLDLREQIEKYLRNWKWFAIAILISLLYTFYNLNFKRSSYEAVSTIKIKNEKNGDKSALSAFQDMGIMSNSNDNIDDEIEVLKSKTLISEVITTLKLNIQFFTNKNSLSEFLDNNIGFNTEFYEIENYDNPPIDLNFFISDTALYTTSAQFLIKINSDNQYTFATLDESIVKTQSFGEKLTTNFGDLIILPNVDFKKANLIGENILVSITPVADMTNAYLDGLAIEPKAEFSNVLSLTVTDSHKKKAENFLDELVHRYNLRAIRLKEELSQNTSEFVSERLKKISEELADVDENVENVKSKYGASSVASSAGLNMQAAKQIEQEKNQTATQLNQIKQVKEIVATKGKNEMIPSVGIADANVANSVAKYNELLIAKQTRLKGGSTEKNPIVVALDDQLKSLETTINKGLQNAEASTKIAYDAYSQQYNIAQGRIYGAPQQETQIRDVTRKQQTKEALYLYLLQKREETAITLGVADPNAKIIDKAESNPNRVAPKKKMAFIFAILIGLLIPFSIIYLRDILDSKIHTREDIERVLSIPIIADIPKLDGKKSRYLIKKEDHSGVAEAFRILRTNISFILPKTSESNDGKVIFVTSSIAHEGKSLVSTNLATALSHANKKTIILGLDIRAPKIEPYLGVRSKQGVTNYIINSDINPADLVVSAPENDYLDIITSGDLAPNPAELLMNARIKELFDFAKENYEYVIVDTAAFSMVTDTLLLSKFADAFIYVIRANFVDKRMLKYVNFLYKEQRLPNMALLLNGVDQKKTYGYGYGYGYGTAFENSQKKWWQFGKS